In Osmerus eperlanus chromosome 4, fOsmEpe2.1, whole genome shotgun sequence, the sequence ACATATGGTCAGAACAGACAGGTCAGTTACAGTCAGAACATATGGTCAGAACAGACAGGTCAGTTACAGTCAGAACAGACAGGgttgcgtttcccgataacgatggatcctagcaacgatcgagcaaaaaacgaaatcatcgatatttcttacgtgcgtttcccaaacatgctcgtaaggagtaggctaatctatgcgctttcaagagttccgaattttcaagagacactttagctacgatgtctttgggaactaagattcgtcctacgatcaacttaggcttgcgacgctttcgggaaacgcaggcCAGATCAGTTGCAGTCAGAACAGACAGGTCAGTTACAGTCAGAACATATGGTCAAACAGACAGGTCAGTTACAGCCAGAAAAGACAGGTCAGTTACAGTCAGGTCGCTTTATACGAGTAAACATTCACAGCAGACGACTAGGTGACACCTACGTGCTCCTTGGTGATTGACCTGACGTCATCCACCTGTGTGATTATCCCCTCGTGGTTGACGGTCGACACAGCGATggactcctcacacacctcagagGCCATGTAAATCTCCACCTTAAAGCCCAGCTCCTTCAGAACAAGGTAGCCTGgggaacatacacacaaagtatTAGAACATGATCAGGAAGCGATCAATCGTTAGAATCTAGGCAGTGGAATCCTGGCAGTAGAGCCCTCACAGTAGAATCATCACAGCTGATGAATCATCATAACCGAGCAGAATCAGACCTGTTGCTATCCCATCGAACAGCGACAGCACTCTGATTGGTCGACGCTGGCTGGCAGGTAAGGATGGGTAAACTCGATGCGGCTCCTGGTGAGGACACAGGCCAAAGGTCACGTGTGAGCAAGGGAGCCTCCATCTACAACCACCTGgtgccctcccccacccccaaacagGAAGCTTGGAATAAGACAGGAAGTCCTACGTGGAAAGTCGACTTACAAACTCCATGGCGCTGTTATTGAAGAAGAAGGTTTGCACGCGTACGCTCCAGTCGTGGCGTGGCTGGAGGGCCCCGTGGCGCTGGCTGGGCTGACAGAGGTAGCATATCCACGGGTCCACCTCCTTTAGGAACTCGAAGGTCTTCGAACCCACCAGGATGTTCACACAGTCGACGCAGTaggacctgggggagggagtgtgtgtgtgtgtgtgtgtgtgtgtgtggggggggggggggggaatggaaaAATACAAGAttaggggaagagggaggaaggatacaACATTGGAACAAGGGcagggaaagagtgagaggaagagcgagaaagagagagatcttcAAATCATCTGTGAGGAGGGCTTAAGACAAGTGTTGTGTCACTTCTACAGGGTGTAGAAGTGACACTTCTAACCCCCCTCCATATTTCTGGTCTCCACAGTGACCTACCGGCTGCAGCTGTCGTTGCCACACAGGAGGACCTCCAGGCCGGAGCAGCAGATGGTGCAGTAGGACTGGTAGCCGTCCTCATCGTACCTGTGCAGCGTCTCTGTGAAGTTATCCTGCAGGGAGCCACACACCAGCTTACTGCAAgcacacatactgcacactgTCTCATTACCAGAGCACACCAAACAACCACtccatctatatatatatatatatagatgtaGAAGTGACACTTCTAACCCcttctaaatatatatatatatctatatatatatatatatatcttagtgctgtcagttaaacgtgttattaacggcgttaacgcaaacccattttagcTGCGTCAATATTTCGCGAGATTAACGttatttttggcctagcaaactttgtagtttttttttctagaccggaaacaaaacaacaggcacgccgcacacttgtttgggcttgagagccggctaaagagtagtagactaacgttacgttttgagtggatggcgagggcgagacgccgaaatggatgccaataagattctgaatggaaagtttacttttaaaaagttgccaaagtGATTTGCGTGTTTTGtcgaactgagctatcatcgcagcacgtccagtctgaaataccacttgatggccaagcacacagctgatgcgaattgtccgccccctcgtcaaagccaggcgattgcaatgttgttttcataaaaacaagCACTAAGCAAGCCAATctacttttccatgttgataagagcattaaaatgagaaaacaaaaagagaaaaaaaaatcgggacaaaaagaaatcaagggacatttagaatagaaaaAAATGTGCGCTTAattgcgagttaactatgacattaatgcgattaaatatttgaatcgtttgacagcactaatatattatatatatatatatatatatatataacaatatataaataattttctttgttaCTTTGCATCTTGCGCAGAGGCCTCCTTCGAAGAGGGGGTGTTGGGTCTCGTAGTCGTTTGTACCACAGCAGAGACAGAACTCTGGAGGAGGATGGACAGAGAAGAGTTGAGGGGAGGAACGGGGCCCTGGACAGCAGGACGAATGAATTTACAACAGATTCCCACCCTTTCCCAACTTTTAACTCCTGCTCACCTTCTATGGCCGCCCCCGCCTCAAGAATCTCGCGGACCATCGCCTCTGGAATACGCAGGAAgacaaataaagaaaaatacCTCACTGTTAGACTGCACAATGATATTCCTTTCCTTCGCAATTTCAAAACTGTTGATAAGTGTGTGCTTGGAAGACACTCAGGAATTAAGTagagtgtattttttttgcgtgtaaaatataaataaaaataggGATACCTCTGTGTTTCGGGTCTGGCTGTACGTAGACATGTCTGCTCTCCTTGGCCTTGTAGTAGGACGAGGTCCTCTTGTGGGGGGGCTGCCAGTCAGGGGAAGTGTCCTCTTCCGGGGGGGTCAGGCGCACCCCGGTCTTGGGCCTTTTGCGTGGGCGGATCTGGGGCCGTCTGTGCTTGCTGAGGCGGACTGACCCCCCCTTGAGCAGGCAGAGGGACAGCTTCTTCAGACTCACCGACACCTGCCTGAGCTTGGTGGGCAGAGACAGGGAGCTGCCATAGCTGTCCTTGTTGGAGGTGGAGGTGCACCGAGGTAACTTCGAGCCTGCGTTCGTGCTCGAGCCTTCCGTCtcgtctggggagagagagagacacagatagagAAAACAGGGGGGGTGTTAGGGTTGAGTTGGGCAGGGATTCACTGTGCTGGTCGCctctgttgttctgtgtaccgggggtgaaggggggaggggcgaaGCCACTGGGGCCGCTGGGTTTGAATCCTCCGAAAGCCCAGTCCAGCATgaccctcagctcctcctctctcttgtcagAGTCGGGACAAAACACCTTCATGCAGCGCTCGGCTGCCacctggacacaaacacagcaagCACTgtaaaatacacatacacacacacacagagcaagcaCTGtaaaatgaacacacacagatgtacagccagacagcagagcacacatacacacacagtctaacctGTAAGGACTTGAAGATCGCTTCCCTGTAGGTGATCAGGGTGGCAAACGAGTTGGCACAGAAGTGCTGGGAAAAGGCTGCGAAGCGGTGGAGACCCTGGGTGCcgatctggacacacacacacataaataataatattaatttatcggccattataaatgccgataccgatagtttggaaaatgcctaatattggccgataatatcggcccACCAATATATCGGTTGGGCTCTAATCTCCATTACCACTTCACTCTCCACATATCCTCCCCTCAcccgcccccccttctccctcatcctcacctCTGAGAACATGCCGTCCAGGTACCACTCCACCCTCCTTACCCCGCTGGGCACCGGCCTGCTCTCCCACGCCCGGACCACGCCCGGCCACATGGAGCAGCCCTCCATGTGGCCCCACACCAGCTCGCCCACGTCGTAGCCACCgtcatcctacacacacacacacaccaacgtttCAGAGGGGCACAGTGTAACAGTGTTTGTTCACAGTGTTTTATTACGACCGACGCGTCAGTTTTAGTTGTTCTTGTATACATAAATGTTTTCATTGATGATGATGTATGTATTTGTTATGGGACAATAAAGTGGAACCCACCTGGTAGAAGCCGCTCTTCCTAGCTGGTGGCTCAGGGGTGGAGGTTACTgagggaggggtgtgctgtTCTTCAgactggaggtggaggtgacagGGGCCGTTAAACATAGACTCCTTCAGTCTTCCCAGTTGGGTGCACAGCTATGGGCTGTGTATAACACAGGCTAGTCCCCCCCGGGCACATAGACTAGACAATGTTGATGGACACGTCTGAGTCAAAGCTCCTTAATGCTTCAAAGAAAAAAAGCATAGTTTTGAGGATTCAACCGATTTTACCTGGTTGTTCAAAATGGGCATCCAGATGATGTCATCCTCCTCGTCAACCACGATGGACTTGCTCATCTTGGGAGGTTTGGCTGCAGGCAAAGCACAGGGGAACCAGACATTAGCAATCAACAGCGAGTGGGTTCTCCTTAAAGCTGAGCTCCATTGAGTGAGTCTGGGTTTCCTGACCGTTGCTGCTGTTGAGTTTGACAGGTTTCCATGTGACCTCAGTGACTATAACATCTagggaaagaagaagaagaaaaaaggacaACTCAATCGAAAAACAATACATGaagaaacacacagcatgttcaCTCACCCCGGATACGGTATCTACGCAGAAATCACACGACGGGAGTTGGACCAGAGAAGGAAGGGAGCGAGGACGCATGTACAGAGTATTGAGACAGGGCCCTGGTGTGAGTCTTACCAGAGGAGTCAGAGTCGCTCTCTATGACTATCCTTGgaccagggagggagaagggagtggTCTTCTGCTCGCCGTCGGCCTTCCGCCATTCAGCTGGGACCTGACATCTGTTCTCaaatgcctgcacacacacacacaataatgaaTTAGATCAATTTCTGGATCAAGGGTCTATCTTACTAATAAACTTGAAACCAAGGCTTCTTCTCTACACATTCTGAATAGCTTTGGATAGGGTAAAGAATCAATAGTTATGGTCAACTTTTAAATTTGTGAACAAACAGGGTGtgtgcctccccctcccacattGGCTCCTCTCTCAGTCTCAACCCCCCAGTTATCTCTGACCTTTAACCTGCTTCTGAGACTAGGGTCTGTCTCTTCCCTTTGTTGTCCTTCTACTGGCTCACAAGGCCAGCTCGCCTGTTCTTTTGCTTCAGTGTGCACCGGTAACTTTCTCGGACTCTTCGACTACACACTGGGCCGGCTGTCTCTGCTCTACAGCACACGAGGATCAGTTATGCACCCACCTCCTGGGAGGTTCCCCTTAAGTTTCCCTGTTTCTAATACATCCTTAAATGAAAGTTGAATCAATAAAGGTTAAACCATTCCATGGGACCAATTCCCTCTTCTTTATATCAACTTTTCAGGTAAAACCCCTCCAGACAGGGCTGTCCTCTGAGGCAGCTGGCTGCGGGGTGACTGACCTGAGTTAACACGGTGTCTCTCTGCAGGCTCCCTGGCAGAGCCAGCAGGGACAGCATGAGCCTGCGGAACACagagcctctctccagcccctccaggacCTGGCCCCAGTGCTGCTCCGCATCCTCAACCTTCCCCGGGGGGCTCGTGGCGGGCGGCCTCTTCAAGTACTCCTGGTACTCCCCCAACAGCCTGTCAGTgtctccccccatcccatccTTGCAGACCCCCAGCTGGCTGGCCACCTCCTTCACGGCCGTCCACATCACGTCCCTCTTCCAGGCGGGCCGCAGCAGGACGGTTACGCGCTTCAGGGCCGCTTCGCTCAGCGGCAGGCTGTCCGACAGGCCGCGGGTCACCTCGCGGTAGAAGGCGATGGCGGTGTCCACCAGCTGTCCCCGGAAGGCATCCACGTCCTCCAGCTGCACCGCACTCTCCGACAGGGAGTCCTTGACACGGGCCCCGCCGATGTCGACCTCTGACCTGTTGAGGTAGTGATTCTTGTTTTGCAAGACCTCTGGGTTGCGGCGCCACAGGAAGAAGTTGGTGTTGCAGGGGCGCAGAAAACGGGTGCAGTAGGTGCGGAGGAGCGTGCCTGCCAcctgtgggaggagggggggaatgaCACAGTCAATAAACAGATTATCCTGATCATTTGGATACACAATCTGGTTGTTCCGTGGCAGATCATGAAACAATAACTGTTTCTGTCTGACACAATTAGTGTTTCTTTCTATTACAGAGGATCAAAACACGAGAAGCCTGCCCTCCACAgtcaaaacacacaaatatcTACCGTGGTGTAGGATTGCAATTCTATACTAGTATCTGCACTCTTTTCTTTTTATCTCGCTTGGGATCAAAtcctctgctaaatgaatacaatgtcaAGTCACGTCTGTTTAAAAATAAAAGAAGTACACAGAGACAGCAGTAGAGATGGTGACAGCTTCCACTACCTGTAGGATCCCCTCCAGGTCCATGCTGCCTCCCTGCATGGCTTCCTCAAAGGCAGCCAGGGGCTCCAGGGCATGGGTgagaaacagcagcagcagcctcagCCTGGAGTCTGTCAGACGGGCATGAATCTGCTgggcatcccctcctcctcccagggaGCTGAAGTATCCAAGCAGATCCACCCAGCCTTGGGCTATGGCCTGGACCATCCTGGTGAAGAAAAGGCACTGGGTGGCCACGGGGAGGTTGGGGTCAAACTCTGGTACGGCAGCGAACAGCTGCGTCAGGCTGTCGTGGGTGGGGGTGAAGGCGGAGCGGTGGCGATGGACGTCCCTGACTAGCTCGACCACCTCCTCCGACACGGCTGCTACTCCAGCCTGACAGACGGACCCAGCCAGGCCAGGCAGCCCACACAGAGACACCATCCTGGGGCTCATGCCCCGGACTCCTGCCTCCAGGGACGCCTGCTCTTCTCTACCCGCTACGTCACAGTAGAACCAGGCCAGGTTGGCCAGGGGCAGCCCCAGTCTGGTCAGAGTCCTCCTCAGGCAGGTCAGCAGAGCTGTGGACGTGTCCTCTTTGGGCTGGAGGGCTTCCAGCAGACGCAACACCCGGCCCCCTGACTTCTGGTGGTAGTAGCCAATCAGGAGGAGGCAGGCGGTTTGCCCTGCCCCCACGTCAACATGGCGGTAGAAATAGAGGgtgtagggggtgtggaggagggtgtacaCAATGTCCTGGAGGTACCTCAGACCCCGGACTTGCCTGACTGTAGAGCTGGACAAACCCCCAGCAAGTCCCTCACCCTGAACCTGGCCCTCCTGCTGGGCCTGGTCCTGACCCAAACCCTGCCTTAGCTCCTGGTTCTTCTCTGACCAATGCTTTAAGAAGCGTTGCATAATGAGGCTACGGCGAGACAGAGGGcgttcctcctctctttcagccTCCACTTTGTCTGTCCTCTTgtcctttctcttctccttctctttctctttcgtctcctcctcctctccctcggtcatcccatcctcctccatctcagtcctctcatcctcctctccctcggtcgtcccatcctcctc encodes:
- the LOC134018441 gene encoding uncharacterized protein LOC134018441 isoform X1; protein product: MENWEMAVNCQLKPGAKHNRYELLAWLNASLHTRFTKVEQTCSGAAFCQMMDWLFPDSVDLSQVKFLPRHEEDSLQNYSVLQAAFRKTGVVQSVPVKELVQGSLDTALDFLIWFKAFFDANHSARDYNALEARGGQSMVPRTPTSTPADSPTPRTRAKTQLTLNMNEAAEHPWQRSKDTPALSRPPIKRQIKVERGEEAKVENDEAEMDERINMELKVVREITEENGDLDEDEKMDEKKVEQTESGFKMDTGERTGGEMETEGKGTGKEGATVEGGRKEQNLEIQVTTNMEEKESKRGEKTEKKEDEKTEGKEGKRTEKEEDKRTEGKMTEKEDGRTEEEEATREEDEMEEDGTTEGEEDERTEMEEDGMTEGEEEETKEKEKEKRKDKRTDKVEAEREEERPLSRRSLIMQRFLKHWSEKNQELRQGLGQDQAQQEGQVQGEGLAGGLSSSTVRQVRGLRYLQDIVYTLLHTPYTLYFYRHVDVGAGQTACLLLIGYYHQKSGGRVLRLLEALQPKEDTSTALLTCLRRTLTRLGLPLANLAWFYCDVAGREEQASLEAGVRGMSPRMVSLCGLPGLAGSVCQAGVAAVSEEVVELVRDVHRHRSAFTPTHDSLTQLFAAVPEFDPNLPVATQCLFFTRMVQAIAQGWVDLLGYFSSLGGGGDAQQIHARLTDSRLRLLLLFLTHALEPLAAFEEAMQGGSMDLEGILQVAGTLLRTYCTRFLRPCNTNFFLWRRNPEVLQNKNHYLNRSEVDIGGARVKDSLSESAVQLEDVDAFRGQLVDTAIAFYREVTRGLSDSLPLSEAALKRVTVLLRPAWKRDVMWTAVKEVASQLGVCKDGMGGDTDRLLGEYQEYLKRPPATSPPGKVEDAEQHWGQVLEGLERGSVFRRLMLSLLALPGSLQRDTVLTQAFENRCQVPAEWRKADGEQKTTPFSLPGPRIVIESDSDSSDVIVTEVTWKPVKLNSSNAKPPKMSKSIVVDEEDDIIWMPILNNQSEEQHTPPSVTSTPEPPARKSGFYQDDGGYDVGELVWGHMEGCSMWPGVVRAWESRPVPSGVRRVEWYLDGMFSEIGTQGLHRFAAFSQHFCANSFATLITYREAIFKSLQVAAERCMKVFCPDSDKREEELRVMLDWAFGGFKPSGPSGFAPPPFTPDETEGSSTNAGSKLPRCTSTSNKDSYGSSLSLPTKLRQVSVSLKKLSLCLLKGGSVRLSKHRRPQIRPRKRPKTGVRLTPPEEDTSPDWQPPHKRTSSYYKAKESRHVYVQPDPKHREAMVREILEAGAAIEEFCLCCGTNDYETQHPLFEGGLCARCKDNFTETLHRYDEDGYQSYCTICCSGLEVLLCGNDSCSRSYCVDCVNILVGSKTFEFLKEVDPWICYLCQPSQRHGALQPRHDWSVRVQTFFFNNSAMEFEPHRVYPSLPASQRRPIRVLSLFDGIATGYLVLKELGFKVEIYMASEVCEESIAVSTVNHEGIITQVDDVRSITKEHLKKWGPFDLLIGGSPCNDLSIVNPIRKGLFEGTGRLFFEYYRILDLLKPKENNPRPFFWLFENVVFMNNHDRLNICRFLECNPVVVDAVKVSPAHRARCFWGNIPGMSRPIIASKNDKLLLQDCLEIGRTAKFTKVRTITTNPASMKQGKDMSKLPVLDENKKEDTLWITELEQIFGFPKHYTDVKNMNRQQRQKVLGKSWSVPVIRHLFAPLKDYFACEQLPP
- the LOC134018441 gene encoding uncharacterized protein LOC134018441 isoform X2, coding for MAVNCQLKPGAKHNRYELLAWLNASLHTRFTKVEQTCSGAAFCQMMDWLFPDSVDLSQVKFLPRHEEDSLQNYSVLQAAFRKTGVVQSVPVKELVQGSLDTALDFLIWFKAFFDANHSARDYNALEARGGQSMVPRTPTSTPADSPTPRTRAKTQLTLNMNEAAEHPWQRSKDTPALSRPPIKRQIKVERGEEAKVENDEAEMDERINMELKVVREITEENGDLDEDEKMDEKKVEQTESGFKMDTGERTGGEMETEGKGTGKEGATVEGGRKEQNLEIQVTTNMEEKESKRGEKTEKKEDEKTEGKEGKRTEKEEDKRTEGKMTEKEDGRTEEEEATREEDEMEEDGTTEGEEDERTEMEEDGMTEGEEEETKEKEKEKRKDKRTDKVEAEREEERPLSRRSLIMQRFLKHWSEKNQELRQGLGQDQAQQEGQVQGEGLAGGLSSSTVRQVRGLRYLQDIVYTLLHTPYTLYFYRHVDVGAGQTACLLLIGYYHQKSGGRVLRLLEALQPKEDTSTALLTCLRRTLTRLGLPLANLAWFYCDVAGREEQASLEAGVRGMSPRMVSLCGLPGLAGSVCQAGVAAVSEEVVELVRDVHRHRSAFTPTHDSLTQLFAAVPEFDPNLPVATQCLFFTRMVQAIAQGWVDLLGYFSSLGGGGDAQQIHARLTDSRLRLLLLFLTHALEPLAAFEEAMQGGSMDLEGILQVAGTLLRTYCTRFLRPCNTNFFLWRRNPEVLQNKNHYLNRSEVDIGGARVKDSLSESAVQLEDVDAFRGQLVDTAIAFYREVTRGLSDSLPLSEAALKRVTVLLRPAWKRDVMWTAVKEVASQLGVCKDGMGGDTDRLLGEYQEYLKRPPATSPPGKVEDAEQHWGQVLEGLERGSVFRRLMLSLLALPGSLQRDTVLTQAFENRCQVPAEWRKADGEQKTTPFSLPGPRIVIESDSDSSDVIVTEVTWKPVKLNSSNAKPPKMSKSIVVDEEDDIIWMPILNNQSEEQHTPPSVTSTPEPPARKSGFYQDDGGYDVGELVWGHMEGCSMWPGVVRAWESRPVPSGVRRVEWYLDGMFSEIGTQGLHRFAAFSQHFCANSFATLITYREAIFKSLQVAAERCMKVFCPDSDKREEELRVMLDWAFGGFKPSGPSGFAPPPFTPDETEGSSTNAGSKLPRCTSTSNKDSYGSSLSLPTKLRQVSVSLKKLSLCLLKGGSVRLSKHRRPQIRPRKRPKTGVRLTPPEEDTSPDWQPPHKRTSSYYKAKESRHVYVQPDPKHREAMVREILEAGAAIEEFCLCCGTNDYETQHPLFEGGLCARCKDNFTETLHRYDEDGYQSYCTICCSGLEVLLCGNDSCSRSYCVDCVNILVGSKTFEFLKEVDPWICYLCQPSQRHGALQPRHDWSVRVQTFFFNNSAMEFEPHRVYPSLPASQRRPIRVLSLFDGIATGYLVLKELGFKVEIYMASEVCEESIAVSTVNHEGIITQVDDVRSITKEHLKKWGPFDLLIGGSPCNDLSIVNPIRKGLFEGTGRLFFEYYRILDLLKPKENNPRPFFWLFENVVFMNNHDRLNICRFLECNPVVVDAVKVSPAHRARCFWGNIPGMSRPIIASKNDKLLLQDCLEIGRTAKFTKVRTITTNPASMKQGKDMSKLPVLDENKKEDTLWITELEQIFGFPKHYTDVKNMNRQQRQKVLGKSWSVPVIRHLFAPLKDYFACEQLPP